Proteins co-encoded in one Christiangramia fulva genomic window:
- a CDS encoding lysophospholipid acyltransferase family protein, with translation MGLFRKNPFGHYLILKKWLIRIFGLLTHRRYRGFNELQIEGSEIIKNLPDTNVLFVSNHQTYFADVTAMFHVFNASLSGRVDSIKNIGYIWHPKLNIYYVAAKETMRAGLLARIMAYAGAVTVERTWREKGKEIKRKVNPNDTENIGMALEDGWVITFPQGTTRPFKPIRKGTAHIIKNHKPIVIPIVIDGFRRSFDRKGLRIKKRGILQTFQIKEPLNIDYENESIEEIVEKLEYAIEQHPSFLKVIPAEELDAMEELNEQRRWGGY, from the coding sequence ATGGGCTTGTTCAGAAAAAATCCGTTTGGCCATTATCTCATTTTAAAAAAATGGCTTATCCGCATTTTTGGGTTGTTAACCCATAGGCGCTACCGCGGTTTTAATGAACTGCAAATCGAAGGTTCAGAGATCATCAAAAATCTTCCCGATACCAATGTGCTGTTCGTTTCTAACCACCAGACCTATTTTGCCGATGTAACAGCAATGTTCCATGTGTTCAACGCCAGCCTTAGCGGCAGGGTAGACAGTATTAAAAATATAGGTTACATCTGGCACCCAAAACTCAATATCTATTATGTAGCCGCGAAAGAAACGATGAGGGCTGGACTCCTGGCGCGCATCATGGCCTATGCCGGTGCGGTTACTGTAGAAAGAACCTGGCGGGAAAAAGGTAAAGAAATAAAAAGAAAGGTCAACCCAAATGATACTGAAAATATAGGTATGGCCCTTGAAGATGGCTGGGTCATTACTTTTCCGCAGGGAACTACCAGGCCCTTTAAACCTATACGCAAAGGAACTGCCCATATTATCAAAAATCATAAACCTATTGTGATCCCCATTGTTATTGATGGCTTCAGGAGATCTTTTGACAGAAAAGGCCTGCGCATAAAAAAAAGAGGAATTCTGCAGACATTTCAGATCAAAGAGCCGCTAAATATTGACTACGAGAACGAAAGTATCGAAGAGATCGTAGAAAAATTAGAATACGCCATTGAACAGCATCCATCTTTCCTAAAAGTCATTCCAGCCGAAGAACTTGACGCAATGGAGGAACTCAACGAGCAACGCCGCTGGGGAGGATACTAG
- a CDS encoding RNA polymerase sigma factor, producing MDKELEHQFVTNLEKHQNIAHKICRIYTNDQDSHNDLFQEITIQLWKAYPKFRGDSKFSTWMYRVALNTAITLYRKKKRGIKTQDYESVHFKIKAEDYNDEAEQHLKLMYDAIRELNDIEKALVFLYLEDKNYAEISETLGITEVNARVKMNRIKTKLKNIINP from the coding sequence GTGGATAAGGAATTAGAACATCAGTTTGTTACAAATCTGGAGAAACACCAGAATATTGCTCACAAGATCTGCCGTATCTATACCAATGACCAGGACTCGCATAATGATCTTTTTCAGGAGATCACTATTCAGCTGTGGAAGGCCTATCCCAAATTTAGGGGTGATTCAAAATTCAGCACCTGGATGTACCGGGTTGCTCTTAATACTGCCATTACTCTGTATAGAAAGAAAAAGCGCGGAATTAAAACACAGGATTATGAGTCGGTTCATTTTAAAATAAAGGCTGAAGATTATAACGACGAGGCCGAACAGCATTTAAAGCTAATGTATGACGCCATTCGCGAGCTCAATGACATTGAAAAGGCACTTGTTTTCCTGTACCTGGAAGATAAAAATTATGCCGAAATTTCAGAAACATTAGGTATAACCGAGGTGAATGCCAGAGTAAAAATGAATAGGATAAAAACAAAATTGAAAAATATTATTAATCCCTGA
- a CDS encoding DUF2141 domain-containing protein: MKTLILLLAMLMGSLLYSQNSAENTGNITVNVPNAQTDEGAVLFALYSEDNFLQGKPVYSAYSEITDGKATGIFENVPSGTYSIVFFHDENNNKKMDFDENGMPLENYATSGETASYGPPNWDESNFIYDGSDRLFEIRF; this comes from the coding sequence ATGAAAACGCTTATTCTACTTCTGGCAATGTTAATGGGTTCCTTATTATACTCTCAGAATTCCGCAGAAAACACCGGAAATATTACCGTAAATGTTCCCAATGCTCAAACTGATGAAGGTGCAGTACTCTTTGCTTTATATTCCGAAGACAATTTTTTACAGGGAAAACCGGTTTATTCGGCATATTCAGAAATTACTGACGGAAAAGCAACCGGTATTTTTGAAAATGTTCCTTCAGGAACTTATTCCATTGTGTTCTTTCACGATGAAAACAACAATAAAAAAATGGATTTCGACGAAAACGGCATGCCTTTGGAAAATTATGCTACCAGCGGTGAAACAGCCTCGTATGGTCCTCCAAACTGGGACGAATCGAATTTTATTTATGACGGAAGTGATCGGCTTTTTGAAATAAGATTCTAA
- a CDS encoding RDD family protein translates to MNNFQIETAQNINIEQNAAGIGERILAFLVDLAINVVYMIFAGMILAGITGSRGAEWMNYLVLGLPTFLYFLLWETFWDGRTPGKALLQLRVVKLDGSRPSFSSYLVRWILRIIDISLSSGGVAVVTILFNGKGQRLGDIAAGTTVISEKRKTGIQHTLMVDLPENYQPKYPQVTILNDNDMQEVKNLFQKARISGHHHIIISLGKKLEELMDVSAEEKPFDFVQRVITDYNYYTQQ, encoded by the coding sequence ATGAATAACTTTCAAATTGAAACCGCTCAAAATATAAATATTGAACAGAATGCGGCGGGAATAGGGGAGCGAATACTAGCCTTCCTTGTTGACCTTGCCATCAATGTGGTTTATATGATTTTCGCAGGGATGATCCTTGCCGGAATTACGGGAAGCCGTGGTGCGGAATGGATGAACTATCTGGTGTTGGGGCTGCCCACATTTTTGTACTTTTTACTATGGGAAACTTTCTGGGACGGACGTACGCCGGGAAAAGCACTTTTACAATTAAGAGTAGTAAAACTAGATGGCAGCAGGCCTTCCTTTTCGAGTTACCTGGTAAGATGGATTTTAAGAATTATCGATATTAGCTTAAGTAGCGGGGGAGTGGCTGTTGTCACTATTCTTTTTAACGGAAAAGGGCAACGTCTCGGGGATATCGCAGCAGGCACCACGGTTATTTCTGAAAAACGCAAAACCGGCATTCAACATACGCTGATGGTGGATCTTCCGGAAAATTACCAACCCAAATATCCGCAGGTCACCATTTTAAATGATAATGATATGCAGGAGGTGAAGAATCTTTTTCAAAAAGCCCGAATTTCAGGCCATCATCATATCATCATTTCTTTAGGAAAAAAACTTGAAGAACTGATGGATGTTTCAGCTGAAGAAAAACCCTTTGATTTTGTGCAGCGCGTGATCACCGATTACAATTACTATACACAGCAGTAG
- a CDS encoding DUF4350 domain-containing protein codes for MSKTYKIALVLFLLLVISLVWLETSEPEPVNWNPSYTAVDKIALGSYVFFESWKEATDSLEKINIPPYEYLNNKPDNGTYFFLNDFIDFDDAELDDLLNWVSKGNKLFIASNGFSTNLLDTLKLKVSNYYSKEGFTSRPALNLSNAHLKLDSPKLFDQDLSGIYFSKIDTLKQVVLGTASFGKKEKEEKVNFIKTGFGDGEIYLHTTPQAFSNYFLLKNSNFEYVQSLLAYLAGDHILWDAYYKSGKTFFTSPLYMLLSNRSLRWAYYFVIIAAILFVLFEGKRRQRPIPVVEPLKNKSYEYTETISQLFLERGKYYELGMKKINLFLEFIRTNYQISTRELNEDFYRNLASKSGNTYKETQALFERIFNFQQNTDADKDEFHELSKSINNFKQKDGKTGE; via the coding sequence TTGAGCAAAACCTATAAAATAGCGCTGGTCCTCTTCCTTTTACTGGTAATTTCCCTGGTATGGCTGGAAACAAGCGAGCCCGAACCGGTAAACTGGAATCCAAGTTATACTGCGGTAGACAAGATTGCCCTGGGCTCCTATGTGTTCTTTGAAAGCTGGAAAGAAGCAACAGACAGCCTGGAAAAGATAAACATTCCGCCTTACGAATACCTGAATAACAAACCTGATAACGGAACCTACTTTTTCCTCAATGATTTTATAGATTTTGATGATGCTGAACTCGATGATCTTTTAAACTGGGTTTCAAAAGGAAATAAACTTTTTATTGCTTCCAACGGATTTTCAACCAATCTTTTGGATACGCTTAAGTTGAAAGTTTCCAATTATTACAGTAAAGAAGGATTTACCTCCAGGCCGGCGCTTAACCTTTCCAATGCTCATCTTAAACTTGATTCGCCTAAACTTTTTGACCAGGATCTTTCGGGGATCTATTTTTCAAAAATTGATACCCTGAAACAGGTGGTTTTAGGAACGGCCAGTTTCGGAAAAAAAGAAAAGGAAGAAAAGGTCAATTTCATAAAAACCGGTTTTGGAGATGGGGAAATCTACCTGCATACAACTCCACAGGCTTTCAGTAACTATTTTTTACTGAAAAATTCAAATTTTGAATATGTGCAGTCTCTCCTTGCCTATCTTGCCGGGGATCACATACTCTGGGATGCCTACTATAAATCGGGGAAAACCTTTTTTACTTCGCCGCTTTACATGCTTTTGAGCAATCGTTCGCTTCGCTGGGCTTACTATTTTGTCATTATCGCGGCCATACTTTTTGTGCTTTTTGAAGGTAAACGCCGTCAACGGCCAATTCCAGTAGTCGAGCCTTTAAAGAACAAATCTTATGAGTATACTGAAACTATTTCGCAGTTGTTTCTTGAAAGAGGAAAATATTACGAACTGGGAATGAAAAAGATCAATCTGTTCCTTGAATTTATCAGGACAAATTACCAGATCAGCACCAGGGAGCTGAATGAGGATTTTTACAGGAACCTCGCTTCAAAAAGCGGAAATACCTATAAAGAAACACAGGCCCTTTTCGAAAGAATCTTTAATTTTCAGCAAAATACAGATGCTGATAAAGATGAATTTCACGAGCTAAGCAAAAGCATCAATAATTTTAAACAAAAAGATGGAAAAACAGGAGAATAG
- a CDS encoding NUDIX hydrolase produces the protein MEFEIFKTRIPKIKKMQLPGEAAHQKMAPMQRIKELEAININERNPQKAGVMATFYPGLQGETRLVLILRKTYRGVHSNQVGFPGGRVEPEDIDLAETALRETEEEVGIPREQIEIIKELSRLYIPPSNFWVQPFLGIMEETPKLIPQEAEVEEILEVKLSDFLDESNLVSQNLTTSYAVDIEVPAYKLNGHIVWGATGMMLSEIRELLKKI, from the coding sequence ATGGAATTTGAAATTTTTAAGACCAGGATTCCAAAAATAAAAAAAATGCAGCTACCGGGAGAAGCCGCTCATCAAAAAATGGCACCGATGCAGCGTATAAAAGAACTGGAAGCTATTAATATAAATGAGAGAAATCCGCAGAAAGCCGGTGTCATGGCGACTTTTTATCCGGGGCTTCAGGGAGAAACGCGGCTTGTTTTAATTTTGAGGAAGACCTACCGCGGCGTACATTCCAACCAGGTGGGATTTCCCGGCGGAAGGGTAGAGCCGGAAGACATTGATCTTGCGGAAACCGCACTGAGAGAAACTGAAGAAGAAGTGGGAATTCCAAGAGAGCAAATTGAAATTATAAAGGAACTCAGCAGGTTGTATATTCCGCCTTCCAACTTTTGGGTTCAGCCTTTTCTCGGGATCATGGAAGAAACTCCCAAACTTATTCCGCAGGAAGCCGAAGTGGAAGAGATCCTGGAAGTGAAATTGAGCGATTTTCTTGATGAATCTAACCTTGTAAGCCAAAATTTAACCACTTCATATGCCGTGGATATTGAGGTTCCGGCTTATAAGCTCAACGGTCATATCGTTTGGGGAGCTACCGGAATGATGTTAAGCGAAATTAGGGAATTATTGAAGAAAATTTAA
- a CDS encoding DUF58 domain-containing protein, producing MINFIKSLYLGKRLFYALFGISMLFLFSFWFEILYSISWVLIVVLGLIFLTDLVMLYRTGGVTASRILPEKFSNSDENRVEIIITNLYDFPLNSEVIDEIPVQFQKRDFLKQLYLPVSKRVVFDYYLKPLNRGEYTFGNLNIFVFTKIRLVKRRFVFSKDQMVKVYPSFIQMKKLDFLALDRKISLQGLKKIRRIGHTMEFEQIKEYVRGDDVRTINWKATAKKKDLMVNQFQDERVQPIYSVIDAGRVMKMPFAGLSLLDYSINSSLAFSNVALKKKDRVGLISFSRKIDSFLKANARLPQLNRIMESLYNINTGFYDSDFGMLYAQLKKHVTQRSLVMLYTNFEHISALQRQLPFLKAIAKNHLLVVIFFENTEVKKLTLSDPKNLSESARQTLAEQFTHDKIFMAREFQKHGIQAVLTSPQELSVSAINKYLEIKARGLL from the coding sequence GTGATCAATTTCATCAAATCATTATATCTGGGAAAAAGGCTTTTTTATGCACTCTTTGGTATATCAATGCTCTTCCTTTTTTCCTTCTGGTTTGAAATTCTTTATAGCATTTCCTGGGTCTTAATTGTTGTTCTGGGACTTATTTTTCTTACCGATCTTGTCATGCTTTACCGCACTGGAGGAGTAACTGCCAGCAGGATTCTTCCGGAAAAATTCTCGAATTCTGATGAAAACCGGGTAGAAATTATCATTACGAATCTGTATGATTTTCCATTAAATTCTGAAGTAATTGATGAGATTCCTGTACAGTTTCAGAAAAGGGATTTTTTAAAACAATTATACCTTCCGGTCTCGAAAAGAGTTGTTTTTGACTATTATTTGAAGCCTCTGAACCGCGGGGAATATACTTTCGGAAATTTGAACATTTTTGTCTTCACAAAGATCAGACTGGTAAAAAGGCGTTTCGTTTTCAGTAAAGATCAGATGGTGAAGGTTTATCCTTCTTTTATCCAGATGAAAAAGCTCGATTTTCTGGCTCTCGACCGCAAAATTTCCCTTCAGGGACTTAAGAAAATCAGGCGCATTGGTCATACCATGGAATTTGAGCAGATCAAAGAATACGTGAGGGGCGATGATGTGCGCACCATCAACTGGAAAGCCACCGCCAAGAAAAAAGACCTGATGGTCAACCAGTTCCAGGATGAACGGGTACAGCCAATTTATTCGGTTATCGATGCGGGAAGGGTAATGAAAATGCCTTTTGCAGGCTTGAGTTTACTGGATTATTCTATTAACAGTTCACTGGCTTTTTCAAATGTTGCCCTTAAAAAGAAAGATCGTGTGGGACTGATCTCATTTTCGAGAAAAATAGATTCTTTTTTAAAAGCCAATGCCCGACTTCCGCAGCTAAACCGGATCATGGAAAGCCTGTATAATATCAATACCGGATTTTACGACAGTGATTTCGGAATGTTGTATGCTCAGCTTAAAAAGCATGTGACTCAACGAAGTCTTGTTATGCTTTATACCAATTTCGAACATATTTCGGCTTTGCAACGCCAACTGCCATTTTTAAAAGCCATTGCGAAAAATCATCTGCTTGTGGTGATCTTTTTCGAAAATACCGAGGTAAAAAAACTCACATTAAGCGATCCGAAGAATCTCAGCGAAAGTGCGCGTCAAACCCTTGCTGAGCAGTTTACCCATGATAAAATATTCATGGCACGGGAATTTCAGAAACACGGGATTCAGGCTGTTCTCACATCACCTCAGGAGCTTAGCGTAAGTGCAATAAATAAGTATCTTGAAATTAAAGCCAGGGGACTACTTTGA
- a CDS encoding NAD(P)/FAD-dependent oxidoreductase, with protein MNIPKTELPRVVIIGGGFAGMALARKIMKEDMQMVLLDRHNYHTFQPLLYQVSTSGLEPDSIAYPLRKITRDSKKCFFRLTEVKSISPKINTIHTSIGDLVYDYLVIATGSKTNFFGNKSIEEHGMWMKTVPQALNIRSLILENLEQATITEDSEKRKALLNFVLVGAGPTGVELSGAIAELRNNIVPRDYPDLDPNEMNIHLLEGLGRVLPPMSEHASKKAHKFLEELGVKIHLNTMVEHYDGHLVTTNTDLSLKTETFIWSAGVTGSPVVGLEDSAIVAKANRYDVNAFNQIHGYENIFAIGDIALMKTEAYPKGHPMVAQPAIQQGKHLAKNLKHLIRGEKLEPFEYRDKGTMATVGRNKAVVDLHKWRFSGFFAWFVWMFVHLWFLIGFRNRIVTFFNWTYNYINFEKAARLIIRPFKGHEKVMEIEKDKV; from the coding sequence ATGAATATACCAAAAACCGAATTGCCGAGAGTTGTGATAATTGGAGGAGGGTTTGCAGGTATGGCCCTTGCCCGTAAAATTATGAAGGAAGATATGCAAATGGTTTTGCTTGACAGGCATAACTATCATACTTTCCAACCGCTGCTGTACCAGGTTTCCACTTCAGGCCTGGAACCGGATTCAATTGCATATCCGCTGCGAAAGATCACCCGCGACAGCAAAAAATGCTTTTTCAGGCTTACGGAAGTAAAATCTATATCACCAAAAATCAATACCATTCATACAAGTATTGGAGACCTTGTATATGATTACCTGGTTATTGCCACCGGATCCAAAACGAATTTCTTCGGAAATAAAAGTATTGAAGAACATGGAATGTGGATGAAGACCGTCCCACAGGCACTCAACATTAGAAGTCTTATTCTGGAGAACCTTGAGCAGGCCACAATTACTGAAGATTCTGAAAAACGGAAGGCTTTGCTGAATTTTGTACTTGTTGGTGCAGGTCCTACAGGTGTAGAACTCAGCGGTGCTATTGCGGAGCTGCGTAACAATATTGTTCCTCGTGATTATCCTGACCTAGATCCCAATGAAATGAATATTCATTTATTGGAGGGTTTAGGTCGTGTTTTGCCGCCCATGAGCGAACATGCCTCAAAAAAAGCTCATAAATTCCTGGAAGAGCTGGGCGTTAAAATCCACCTGAATACTATGGTGGAACATTATGATGGCCATTTGGTGACCACCAATACCGATCTCTCCTTAAAAACTGAAACTTTTATATGGTCTGCGGGGGTAACGGGATCTCCTGTTGTAGGGCTGGAGGATTCAGCTATTGTGGCAAAGGCAAATCGCTATGACGTCAATGCTTTCAATCAAATACATGGGTATGAAAATATTTTTGCCATCGGGGATATTGCGCTGATGAAAACAGAAGCTTATCCCAAAGGCCATCCCATGGTCGCCCAACCTGCCATTCAGCAGGGAAAACACCTGGCAAAAAACTTAAAACACCTTATCAGGGGCGAAAAATTAGAACCGTTTGAATACAGAGATAAAGGTACTATGGCCACCGTAGGACGTAACAAAGCAGTGGTAGACCTTCATAAGTGGCGATTTTCCGGGTTTTTTGCCTGGTTTGTTTGGATGTTCGTGCACCTCTGGTTCTTAATAGGGTTTAGAAACAGGATCGTAACTTTCTTCAACTGGACCTATAATTATATCAATTTTGAAAAAGCCGCAAGGTTAATTATCCGTCCGTTTAAAGGCCACGAAAAAGTCATGGAAATAGAGAAAGATAAGGTGTAA
- a CDS encoding stage II sporulation protein M produces MREAAFLRQNKDKWVKYESLLENSNAVSPQQISDIYVELSDHLSYSRTYYGSSNTTKYLNGLVSAAHQKIYRSKKEPGHRIINFFTREFPNEFYHYQKQLLLSFLIFLLFGIIGAYSSATDGAFVRSIMGDAYVNMTLENIANNDPMAVYKQAANTDMFLGITINNIKVSLMVFSLGVLAGLGTVLLLIQNAIMLGSFQYFFFDKGLLWESARTIWIHGTIEISVIIVAGCAGLVVGKSILFPGTYSRLNSFTRGIKSGLKIVVSTIPFFVIAGFLEGFVTRITNMPDWLAILIIAASMVLILFYYVFYPIYLFKKNNNARGIYSV; encoded by the coding sequence ATGCGCGAGGCTGCTTTTCTACGGCAAAATAAAGATAAATGGGTTAAGTATGAAAGCCTCCTGGAAAATTCTAATGCCGTCTCCCCGCAACAAATTTCTGATATTTATGTGGAACTAAGCGATCACCTGAGCTACTCCAGAACCTATTACGGCTCGAGTAATACCACAAAATATCTTAACGGACTTGTTTCTGCAGCGCATCAAAAAATTTACCGGTCCAAAAAAGAGCCCGGGCACCGGATCATCAATTTTTTCACCAGGGAATTTCCCAATGAATTTTATCATTATCAAAAACAGTTGTTATTAAGTTTCCTCATTTTTCTTCTTTTTGGGATAATTGGAGCTTATAGTTCAGCTACCGACGGTGCTTTTGTTAGGTCGATTATGGGGGATGCCTATGTGAATATGACCCTCGAAAACATCGCGAACAATGATCCCATGGCGGTTTATAAACAGGCAGCCAATACCGATATGTTCCTTGGTATCACCATCAATAACATCAAAGTTTCACTGATGGTCTTTTCATTAGGTGTTCTTGCCGGGCTGGGGACCGTCCTGCTGCTCATACAAAACGCGATCATGCTGGGAAGTTTTCAGTATTTCTTTTTCGATAAAGGATTGCTGTGGGAATCGGCCAGGACCATATGGATCCATGGAACCATTGAAATTTCGGTGATCATTGTGGCCGGTTGTGCCGGATTGGTGGTAGGAAAGAGCATTCTTTTTCCAGGTACCTATTCCCGGCTGAATTCTTTTACCCGTGGTATTAAAAGCGGGCTCAAAATAGTGGTAAGCACTATTCCTTTTTTTGTCATTGCGGGATTTCTGGAAGGCTTCGTGACCCGAATTACCAATATGCCGGACTGGCTGGCTATTTTGATCATCGCTGCTTCCATGGTTTTAATCCTTTTTTACTACGTATTCTATCCAATATATCTATTTAAAAAAAATAATAATGCACGGGGAATTTATTCAGTTTAA
- a CDS encoding AAA family ATPase, giving the protein MEKQENSPKEELNFENRIPLDQLKESVNKLKDQLAKIIVGQEEFVELLIAGLLSNGHVLIEGVPGVAKTITAKLFARCLKTGFSRIQFTPDLMPSDVLGTSVFNMKTSEFDFKFGPIFSNIILIDEINRAPAKTQAALFEVMEERQITIDGKMYKMEQPFMVLATQNPIEQEGTYALPEAQLDRFLFKIKVDYPNKKDEIKILQTHHERKGRLPEEEIGAVLDPQKIAELRSQIFEIVVEEKLLGYIAEIVTKTRSHPHLYLGASPRASIAVMNASKAFAAIDGRDFVIPEDIKKALKPVLAHRLILSPDREMEGMTTAGVIDMIVQSVEIPR; this is encoded by the coding sequence ATGGAAAAACAGGAGAATAGTCCTAAGGAAGAACTGAATTTCGAAAACAGAATTCCCCTTGACCAGTTAAAAGAATCTGTAAATAAACTCAAAGATCAGCTGGCAAAGATCATTGTTGGCCAGGAAGAGTTCGTGGAACTGCTAATTGCGGGGCTGCTTTCCAACGGCCATGTTTTGATCGAAGGAGTTCCCGGTGTGGCTAAAACAATTACGGCCAAACTTTTTGCTCGCTGTTTAAAAACCGGTTTCAGCAGGATCCAGTTTACCCCGGACCTCATGCCCAGTGATGTGCTTGGAACCTCTGTTTTTAATATGAAAACATCAGAATTCGATTTTAAATTCGGACCGATTTTTTCGAATATTATCCTCATTGATGAAATCAACCGGGCTCCTGCAAAAACACAGGCGGCACTTTTTGAGGTTATGGAGGAAAGGCAGATCACCATCGACGGCAAAATGTATAAAATGGAGCAGCCTTTTATGGTGCTTGCCACTCAGAATCCCATCGAGCAGGAAGGGACTTACGCCCTGCCCGAAGCGCAACTGGATCGTTTTCTCTTTAAAATAAAAGTTGATTATCCCAATAAAAAGGATGAAATTAAAATTCTGCAGACGCATCATGAACGAAAGGGCAGGCTTCCGGAAGAAGAGATCGGGGCGGTCCTGGATCCGCAAAAAATAGCTGAATTGCGCTCACAGATTTTCGAAATTGTCGTCGAAGAAAAGCTGCTGGGTTATATTGCCGAAATTGTGACAAAAACCAGGTCGCATCCACATCTTTACCTTGGAGCCAGCCCGCGTGCTTCAATTGCGGTTATGAATGCTTCCAAGGCTTTTGCCGCAATAGACGGCCGCGATTTTGTGATCCCGGAAGACATTAAAAAAGCTTTGAAACCGGTTCTCGCACACAGGCTCATTCTTTCCCCCGACCGGGAAATGGAAGGAATGACTACTGCAGGCGTGATAGATATGATTGTACAGTCAGTTGAAATCCCGCGCTAG
- a CDS encoding peptidylprolyl isomerase, giving the protein MFKRLSVIAILIFLLCASCEDKDSSSKNAAKPTPEELAAQRKQDSIKRARDSIFELRKKELQKEEKKNKFEENPMFPIKQEELIPTLKEYGKKNPETKIRIRTRFGDIIVQLYKDTPLHRANFIMLTKNDYFDDTYFHRVAEGFVIQGGNSDNQSTASMRADVGHYLIPSEFSAGHKHDYGAFSMAKYSEQNVSKASSPFEFFIVMDKNGAHHLDNEHTVFGHVIEGMDVAEKISKVKTVQSEWPLKNIEMDVDVID; this is encoded by the coding sequence ATGTTCAAACGTCTTTCTGTAATTGCAATATTGATTTTTTTGCTTTGCGCAAGCTGTGAAGATAAGGATTCTTCTTCAAAAAACGCTGCAAAACCTACTCCCGAAGAACTGGCCGCACAACGTAAACAGGATTCCATCAAAAGAGCCCGGGACAGTATTTTTGAGTTGAGAAAAAAGGAACTGCAAAAAGAAGAAAAAAAGAACAAATTTGAGGAAAATCCCATGTTTCCAATAAAGCAGGAAGAGCTTATTCCCACTTTAAAAGAATATGGAAAGAAAAATCCGGAAACCAAGATTCGCATCAGGACGAGATTTGGTGATATTATTGTCCAGCTTTATAAAGATACGCCCCTGCACCGGGCCAATTTCATCATGCTAACTAAAAATGACTATTTTGATGACACCTATTTTCATCGTGTAGCTGAAGGATTTGTGATCCAGGGTGGAAATTCTGACAACCAGTCCACCGCCAGCATGCGTGCCGACGTGGGCCATTATTTGATCCCCAGTGAATTTAGTGCGGGCCATAAACATGATTACGGTGCATTTTCAATGGCCAAATATTCAGAACAGAATGTAAGCAAGGCCTCCTCACCGTTCGAATTTTTTATCGTGATGGACAAAAATGGCGCTCATCATCTGGACAATGAACACACCGTTTTTGGGCATGTTATTGAAGGAATGGATGTCGCGGAAAAGATCTCGAAAGTGAAAACTGTACAATCTGAATGGCCGCTCAAAAATATTGAAATGGACGTTGATGTGATTGACTAA
- a CDS encoding DUF4129 domain-containing protein, protein MRNFLYISILFLFFLDAHSQEKDSLAPAEIRIDKTENLSPVSFNQEKLKEIKKDNAFNYLNAREKENWWTRFKSWVNAKWNQFLGWLFGEYSPGSFMSVLFEILPYLLLLCFFALVIWLFSRLNPGRKMMQTSEKNEVFLSKEEELVKSKDLPSLLKEAVKAGNFRLAVRYYFLNELRKMDNLGIINYEFQKTNHDYFKEIEDPALNAEFVLITRFYEFIWYGSFKVTEKDFRIAEKEFQKIDRTLQTFRP, encoded by the coding sequence TTGAGAAATTTTCTTTATATAAGTATTCTTTTTCTTTTTTTTCTTGATGCACATTCACAGGAAAAAGATTCCCTTGCTCCTGCTGAAATCAGAATCGACAAAACAGAAAATCTCTCGCCGGTAAGCTTTAATCAGGAAAAACTGAAAGAAATTAAAAAAGATAATGCTTTCAATTATCTGAATGCCCGGGAAAAAGAAAACTGGTGGACCCGTTTTAAAAGTTGGGTAAATGCAAAATGGAACCAGTTTCTCGGCTGGCTTTTTGGAGAATACAGCCCGGGAAGCTTTATGAGTGTTCTGTTTGAAATTTTACCTTATCTGCTTTTACTGTGCTTTTTTGCACTGGTAATCTGGTTGTTCTCAAGGTTAAATCCCGGCCGAAAAATGATGCAGACTTCTGAAAAAAATGAGGTTTTTTTATCAAAGGAAGAAGAACTTGTAAAAAGTAAAGATTTGCCTTCTTTGCTTAAAGAAGCTGTTAAAGCCGGCAATTTCAGACTTGCCGTAAGGTATTATTTTCTGAATGAACTTCGGAAAATGGATAATCTCGGCATCATTAATTATGAATTTCAGAAAACCAATCATGATTATTTCAAAGAAATTGAAGATCCCGCACTGAATGCCGAATTTGTTCTTATTACCCGATTTTATGAATTTATCTGGTACGGAAGTTTTAAAGTTACCGAGAAAGATTTCAGAATAGCTGAAAAAGAATTTCAGAAAATAGATCGAACGCTACAAACTTTCCGTCCTTGA